One genomic region from Conexibacter woesei DSM 14684 encodes:
- the glpD gene encoding glycerol-3-phosphate dehydrogenase, whose product MRNPLPDTAFERPFDVIVIGAGINGSGIARDAALRGLSVLLVDKWDIGAGTTSRSTRLVHGGLRYLEHRELPLVRESLREREVLLHIAPHLVHPLSFLLPIYEEHKRGTKMIRMGMMAYDALSLDKSMQRHRMLNRGEALQREPGLRREGLRGAAAYYDAQAEYPERLSLENALDARRLGAVVLPYMRVTELQRGGAGRVTGVGLHDELHDRSYTAHASVIVNAAGPWVDRVLGGIEAPDQRMIGGTKGSHMVVEAFPGAPREAVYAEAVEDGRPYFVVPWNGLYLIGTTDSRFEGDLDTVAATDDEIAYLISETNKLIPEAGLSVDKVLYTYAGVRPLPSAPEGEEGSITRSHVIHDHAPGVEGLLSIVGGKITTYRQLAEEVIDAAVKKLERKAGKCRTHQIPLPGGTAYPFDEFRARFHATSGLPRETADRLLRIYGTRAAEVLDYADGHPDLREPFDHDTGAIGAEVAFSLRTELAETLADVLQRRTMVGFGSEVGLNAVDAAAEIAVRHVGWSDERAANEAARFRAQVDLLRPRAERV is encoded by the coding sequence ATGCGCAACCCTTTGCCCGATACGGCGTTCGAGCGCCCGTTCGACGTGATCGTGATCGGCGCCGGCATCAACGGCTCCGGCATCGCGCGTGATGCGGCGCTGCGCGGGCTCAGCGTGCTGCTCGTCGACAAGTGGGACATCGGCGCCGGCACGACGAGCCGCTCGACGCGCCTGGTGCACGGCGGACTCCGCTATCTGGAGCACCGCGAGCTGCCGCTCGTGCGCGAGTCGCTGCGCGAGCGGGAGGTGCTGCTGCACATCGCCCCGCACCTCGTCCACCCGCTGTCGTTCCTGCTGCCGATCTACGAGGAGCACAAGCGCGGGACGAAGATGATCCGGATGGGCATGATGGCCTACGACGCGCTGTCGCTCGACAAGTCGATGCAGCGCCACCGGATGCTCAACCGCGGAGAGGCGCTGCAGCGCGAACCGGGCCTGCGCCGCGAAGGGCTGCGCGGCGCCGCCGCCTACTACGACGCGCAGGCCGAGTATCCCGAGCGGCTGTCACTGGAGAACGCGCTCGACGCGCGCCGGCTCGGCGCGGTCGTGCTGCCGTACATGCGCGTGACCGAGCTCCAGCGCGGCGGCGCCGGGCGGGTCACCGGCGTCGGCCTCCACGACGAGCTGCACGACCGCTCCTACACCGCGCACGCGAGCGTGATCGTCAACGCCGCCGGCCCGTGGGTCGACCGCGTGCTGGGCGGGATCGAGGCGCCCGACCAACGCATGATCGGCGGCACGAAGGGCAGCCACATGGTCGTCGAGGCGTTCCCCGGCGCGCCGCGCGAGGCGGTCTACGCGGAAGCCGTCGAGGACGGCCGTCCGTACTTCGTCGTGCCGTGGAACGGCCTCTACCTGATCGGGACGACCGACTCCCGCTTCGAGGGAGACCTCGACACCGTCGCGGCGACCGATGACGAGATCGCCTATCTGATCTCGGAGACGAACAAGCTGATCCCGGAGGCCGGGCTCAGCGTCGACAAGGTCCTCTACACGTACGCGGGCGTGCGGCCGCTGCCGTCGGCGCCGGAGGGCGAGGAGGGGTCGATCACGCGCAGCCACGTGATCCACGACCACGCGCCGGGCGTCGAGGGACTGCTGTCGATCGTCGGCGGCAAGATCACGACGTACCGGCAGCTGGCCGAGGAGGTCATCGACGCGGCGGTCAAGAAGCTGGAGCGCAAGGCCGGCAAGTGCCGCACGCACCAGATTCCGCTGCCCGGCGGCACGGCGTACCCGTTCGACGAGTTCCGCGCCCGCTTCCACGCGACGAGCGGGCTGCCGCGCGAGACGGCCGACCGCCTGCTGCGGATCTACGGCACGCGCGCGGCCGAGGTGCTCGACTACGCCGACGGCCACCCGGACCTGCGCGAGCCGTTCGACCACGACACCGGCGCGATCGGCGCCGAGGTCGCGTTCTCGCTGCGGACCGAGCTGGCGGAGACGCTCGCCGACGTGCTGCAGCGGCGCACGATGGTCGGCTTCGGCTCCGAGGTCGGCCTCAACGCGGTCGACGCCGCGGCCGAGATCGCGGTCCGCCACGTCGGCTGGAGCGACGAGCGCGCCGCGAACGAGGCGGCCCGCTTCCGCGCGCAGGTCGACCTGCTGCGCCCGCGCGCCGAGCGGGTCTAG
- a CDS encoding glycosyltransferase family protein, with protein MRIGAICEWKVNAHYRHLIPLEALSARGHEVVHATEGLSRSEARSRPELLRGCDVVLAYRVLEPHELKGVLTAVQRGAAFVWDTDDDLSTLPRESPYYRSAGGLHAQRIFASTVRTAREADVVTTSTAPLAERYRSAGVERTAVIDNHLSPKAPGARRRGHDGVVIGWTAGLEHGSELPRIPVVETLRRLLDAHPQVRVESLGLDLGLPADRYRHSAEVPFERLSEHIGGWDVGIAPLADIPFNRTRSNVKLKEYGAAGTPWLASPIGPYAGMGEAQGGRLVPDDGWFDALDDLVRHRFARGRLGRKARAWAKTQTIGSAVDRWEAVLTEAVERRAARRQP; from the coding sequence ATGCGCATCGGGGCGATCTGCGAATGGAAGGTCAACGCGCACTACCGGCACCTGATCCCGCTGGAGGCGCTGAGCGCGCGCGGGCACGAGGTCGTCCACGCGACCGAGGGCCTGTCGAGATCCGAGGCGCGCTCGCGTCCGGAGCTGCTGCGCGGCTGCGACGTCGTGCTCGCCTACCGCGTCCTGGAGCCGCATGAGCTGAAGGGCGTCCTGACCGCGGTGCAACGCGGCGCCGCGTTCGTCTGGGACACCGACGACGACCTCAGCACGCTGCCGAGAGAGAGCCCGTACTACAGATCCGCGGGCGGGCTCCACGCGCAGCGGATCTTCGCCTCGACGGTCAGAACCGCGCGCGAGGCGGACGTCGTCACGACCTCCACCGCGCCGCTTGCGGAGCGCTACCGCAGCGCCGGGGTCGAGCGCACCGCGGTGATCGACAACCACCTGTCGCCGAAGGCGCCCGGCGCGCGCCGGCGCGGCCACGACGGTGTCGTGATCGGCTGGACGGCCGGCCTCGAGCACGGCTCCGAGCTGCCGCGGATCCCGGTCGTCGAGACGCTGCGCCGCCTGCTCGACGCCCATCCGCAGGTGCGGGTCGAGAGCCTCGGACTCGACCTCGGGCTGCCCGCCGACCGCTACCGCCACAGCGCCGAGGTCCCGTTCGAGCGGCTGTCGGAGCACATCGGCGGATGGGACGTCGGCATCGCGCCGCTCGCGGACATCCCGTTCAACCGCACGCGCTCGAACGTGAAGCTGAAGGAGTACGGCGCGGCCGGGACGCCGTGGCTCGCGTCGCCGATAGGGCCGTACGCGGGGATGGGGGAGGCGCAGGGCGGCCGGCTCGTGCCCGATGACGGCTGGTTCGACGCGCTCGACGACCTCGTCCGCCATCGCTTCGCACGCGGGCGGCTCGGCCGCAAGGCGCGCGCGTGGGCCAAGACGCAGACGATCGGCAGCGCCGTCGACCGCTGGGAGGCGGTGCTGACGGAGGCCGTCGAGCGGCGCGCGGCGCGCCGTCAGCCCTGA
- a CDS encoding esterase/lipase family protein: MRKAMLAAAVAAAVVCAGSASASAREPILFVHGWNSSGSIWSTMIGRFQADGWTAAELNNWSYNTAQSNATTARELSARVDGILRATGAAKVDVITHSMGGLSSRYYLKNLGGTAKVDDWVSLGGPNHGTTTANLCFWNTSCIEMRPGSTFLTALNSGDETPGAVTYGTWWSACDSVIDPDSSVSLAGATNTQTACIGHSDLYTDATVYTQVRSFVR, from the coding sequence ATGCGAAAGGCAATGCTGGCAGCTGCCGTCGCAGCGGCGGTCGTGTGCGCGGGAAGCGCGAGCGCGAGCGCGAGAGAACCGATCCTGTTCGTGCACGGGTGGAACAGCAGCGGCTCGATCTGGAGCACGATGATCGGCAGATTCCAGGCGGACGGCTGGACCGCGGCCGAATTGAACAACTGGTCGTACAACACGGCACAGTCGAACGCGACGACGGCGAGAGAGCTGTCGGCGAGAGTCGACGGGATCCTCAGAGCAACGGGCGCCGCGAAGGTCGACGTGATCACCCACTCGATGGGCGGGCTCTCGTCGCGCTACTACCTGAAGAACCTCGGCGGGACCGCGAAGGTCGACGACTGGGTCTCGCTCGGCGGACCGAACCACGGCACGACGACCGCAAACCTCTGCTTCTGGAACACCTCGTGCATCGAGATGCGGCCGGGGTCGACCTTCCTGACCGCCCTCAACAGCGGTGACGAGACTCCGGGGGCCGTGACCTACGGAACGTGGTGGTCGGCGTGCGACTCGGTCATCGACCCGGACTCGAGCGTCTCGCTCGCCGGAGCGACGAACACGCAGACCGCGTGCATCGGCCACTCCGACCTCTACACCGACGCGACCGTCTACACGCAGGTGCGCAGCTTCGTCAGATAG
- a CDS encoding TIGR03560 family F420-dependent LLM class oxidoreductase codes for MLLSVMIEGQEDVTWPHWTALAETVERLGYMGLFRSDHYLSVAGRSERGSLDAWGTICALAAVTRRIRLGTIVSPASFRHPSVLAKLVVTADHISRGRAELGLGAGWLEIEHRRYGFPFRPARERFDVLEEQLEIVTRTWAGEPFSFHGAHYAIEQLEARFRPLQDPRPLLRIGGKGRPRGMALAARWADDYNTVYASPASCREIRAALDDACVAAGRDPASLTLSLMTGFVVGRDRDELLARAQRILVATGREDADVEAALAELSQTWLVGTPDEIAARLDEYRDAGVVHAMLQHNLFEDDAALELIAARLLA; via the coding sequence ATGCTGCTCTCGGTCATGATCGAAGGCCAGGAGGACGTCACCTGGCCGCACTGGACAGCGCTCGCCGAGACGGTGGAGCGGCTTGGCTACATGGGGCTGTTCCGCTCCGACCACTACCTCTCGGTCGCCGGCCGCAGCGAGCGCGGCTCGCTCGACGCGTGGGGGACGATCTGCGCGCTGGCCGCGGTCACGAGACGGATCCGCCTCGGCACGATCGTCTCGCCGGCGTCGTTCCGTCATCCGTCGGTGCTGGCGAAGCTGGTCGTGACGGCCGACCACATCTCCAGAGGCCGCGCCGAGCTGGGGCTCGGCGCCGGCTGGCTGGAGATCGAGCACCGGCGCTACGGCTTCCCGTTCCGGCCCGCGCGCGAGCGCTTCGACGTGCTCGAGGAGCAGCTGGAGATCGTCACGCGCACGTGGGCCGGCGAGCCGTTCTCGTTCCACGGCGCGCACTACGCGATCGAGCAGCTGGAGGCACGCTTCCGGCCGTTGCAGGACCCGCGCCCGCTGCTGCGGATCGGCGGCAAGGGCAGACCGCGCGGCATGGCGCTCGCCGCGCGCTGGGCGGACGACTACAACACCGTCTACGCCTCGCCGGCGAGCTGCCGCGAGATCCGCGCCGCGCTCGACGATGCGTGCGTGGCGGCCGGCCGCGACCCGGCGTCGCTGACGCTGTCGCTGATGACCGGCTTCGTCGTCGGCCGTGACCGTGACGAGCTGCTGGCACGCGCGCAGCGGATCCTCGTCGCGACCGGCCGCGAGGACGCCGACGTCGAGGCGGCCCTCGCGGAGCTGTCGCAGACGTGGCTCGTCGGCACGCCGGACGAGATCGCCGCACGGCTCGACGAGTACCGCGACGCCGGCGTCGTGCACGCGATGCTCCAGCACAACCTGTTCGAGGACGATGCGGCGCTGGAGCTGATCGCCGCGCGGCTGCTCGCGTAG
- a CDS encoding nitrilase-related carbon-nitrogen hydrolase — protein MTRLAACTFETRVLDTFDDFAGDVRTALDRAAGADLVVLPELLTLGLVSLTPGWESATAGRELARTTEFTDEYLALFEQEARVRGQHIVAGSHLRREHDRLINVAHVFGPDGLIATHAKTHLFAAEADAGIDEADELGIVELPFGKVGLAICYEVQIPELVTALVERGADIIACPSYTATEAGFWRVRTCVAARCVENQVFALHAGTYGTSFGPVPSAWARASVLGPCHAPWPANGVIAETPANEAAAAIADVSLEALHDNRDTGDVRPYNDRRRRRELYASWRHHASGPTEAEFLRSIGTPERLIGPTR, from the coding sequence ATGACACGTCTGGCCGCATGCACCTTCGAAACCCGCGTGCTCGACACGTTCGACGATTTCGCCGGCGACGTGCGCACCGCACTCGACCGTGCGGCGGGCGCGGACCTCGTCGTGCTGCCCGAGCTTTTGACGCTCGGGCTGGTCAGTCTCACCCCGGGCTGGGAGTCGGCGACCGCGGGCAGGGAGCTGGCGCGCACGACCGAGTTCACCGACGAGTATCTCGCGCTGTTCGAGCAGGAAGCGCGGGTGCGCGGTCAGCACATCGTCGCCGGCTCGCACCTGCGGCGCGAGCACGACAGGCTGATCAACGTCGCGCATGTCTTCGGCCCGGACGGGCTGATCGCCACCCATGCCAAGACGCACCTGTTCGCCGCCGAGGCGGACGCGGGCATCGACGAGGCGGACGAGCTCGGGATCGTCGAGCTGCCGTTCGGCAAGGTGGGCTTGGCGATCTGCTACGAGGTGCAGATTCCCGAGCTCGTCACCGCGCTCGTCGAGCGCGGCGCCGACATCATCGCGTGCCCGTCCTACACGGCCACCGAGGCGGGCTTCTGGCGTGTGCGCACGTGCGTCGCGGCGCGCTGCGTCGAGAACCAGGTCTTCGCGCTGCACGCCGGCACGTACGGCACCTCCTTCGGACCCGTCCCGAGCGCCTGGGCACGCGCGAGCGTCCTCGGCCCGTGCCACGCCCCATGGCCAGCCAACGGCGTGATCGCCGAGACGCCCGCCAACGAGGCGGCGGCCGCCATCGCCGACGTCTCGCTCGAGGCGCTCCACGACAACCGCGACACCGGCGACGTGCGGCCGTACAACGACCGCCGGCGCCGGCGCGAGCTGTACGCCTCGTGGCGGCACCACGCCTCGGGACCCACCGAGGCCGAGTTCTTGCGCAGCATCGGCACGCCCGAGCGACTCATCGGCCCGACCAGATGA
- a CDS encoding DoxX family protein, whose translation MKLGLLLVRTLLGGLMIGHGTQKLFGWFGGHGPDATGQYFEGLGLVPGRRNALAAGASEAGGGALLALGLCTPLAGAGLTGAMTTAIATVHAPRGPWASNGGWEYNAVVIATVFAVVDAGPGALSLDAVRGRERWGSGWALAQLGAGMAGSAVAIAQGRRNAAARQAAAEPAPPADAAASDAPDAPDAR comes from the coding sequence ATGAAGCTCGGCTTGTTGCTCGTACGCACGCTCCTCGGCGGCCTGATGATCGGCCACGGGACGCAGAAGCTGTTCGGCTGGTTCGGCGGCCACGGGCCGGACGCCACGGGCCAGTACTTCGAGGGCCTGGGACTCGTGCCGGGCAGACGGAACGCGCTCGCGGCGGGCGCGTCGGAGGCCGGCGGCGGCGCGCTGCTCGCGCTCGGGCTCTGCACGCCGCTGGCCGGCGCCGGGCTGACGGGCGCGATGACGACGGCGATCGCGACCGTGCACGCCCCGAGAGGCCCGTGGGCGAGCAACGGCGGGTGGGAGTACAACGCGGTCGTGATCGCGACGGTCTTCGCCGTCGTCGATGCCGGTCCGGGCGCGCTCTCGCTCGACGCTGTGCGCGGGCGCGAGCGCTGGGGCAGCGGCTGGGCGCTCGCGCAGCTCGGCGCCGGGATGGCCGGCTCGGCGGTCGCGATCGCGCAGGGCCGCCGCAACGCCGCCGCGCGGCAGGCCGCCGCCGAGCCGGCGCCTCCGGCCGACGCGGCCGCGTCAGATGCGCCCGACGCCCCCGACGCGAGATAG
- a CDS encoding sensor histidine kinase, whose protein sequence is MTDSTHDAPTLFDPPTMTMRPLGTQWVRDFVFHSAGLVLSVVGFVLWVTAVTVSLSLAIFVIGFLAALGSFYLFRWFARIERRRAALILDEPIPEQYRDAPRGSGWFDRLKFMAKDPGTWKDFAWTFLCGTLGFGISVLALSLWGAVLSLITQPLWYWALPEPSDWGLYEVTSLPLALMTTVFGILLIPVAGWIGRGLTVAELAMMRPLLRPSRNEALEERVEVLTTTRAGAVSAQAAELQRIERDLHDGAQARLVALALNLGMAEDKFDSDPDQARELLAEARGEAKTALTELRDLARGIHPPILTDRGLEAAVTALAARSPLSVTIDAEVPERLPPAVEAAAYFVVAEALANATKHSRALRVLVRLWVEHDRLVVEVADDGVGGADDGGTGLLGLRRRVEALDGELHVVSPRSGGTTLHAEVPCQT, encoded by the coding sequence ATGACAGACTCGACGCACGATGCACCGACGCTGTTCGACCCGCCGACGATGACGATGCGTCCGCTCGGCACGCAGTGGGTGCGCGACTTCGTCTTCCACAGCGCCGGCCTCGTGCTGAGCGTCGTCGGCTTCGTGCTGTGGGTCACCGCCGTCACCGTGAGCCTTTCGCTCGCGATCTTCGTGATCGGCTTCCTCGCCGCGCTCGGCTCCTTCTACCTCTTCCGCTGGTTCGCGCGGATAGAGCGCCGCCGTGCTGCGCTGATCCTCGACGAGCCGATCCCCGAGCAATATCGCGACGCGCCCCGCGGCAGCGGATGGTTCGACCGGCTCAAGTTCATGGCGAAGGATCCGGGCACCTGGAAGGACTTCGCCTGGACGTTCCTCTGCGGCACGCTCGGCTTCGGCATCTCGGTCCTCGCGCTGTCGCTGTGGGGCGCCGTCCTGTCGCTGATCACCCAGCCGCTCTGGTACTGGGCGCTGCCCGAGCCGTCCGACTGGGGCCTCTACGAGGTCACCAGCCTCCCGCTCGCACTGATGACGACGGTGTTCGGCATCCTGCTGATCCCGGTCGCCGGCTGGATCGGCCGTGGCCTCACTGTCGCCGAGCTGGCGATGATGCGGCCGCTGCTGCGGCCGAGCCGCAACGAGGCGCTCGAGGAGCGCGTCGAGGTGCTGACGACGACGCGCGCCGGTGCCGTCAGCGCGCAGGCCGCCGAGCTGCAGCGGATCGAGCGCGACCTCCACGACGGCGCGCAGGCGCGGCTCGTCGCGCTCGCGCTGAACCTCGGGATGGCGGAGGACAAGTTCGACAGCGACCCCGACCAGGCGCGCGAGCTGCTGGCGGAGGCACGCGGCGAGGCGAAGACCGCGCTGACCGAGCTGCGCGACCTCGCCCGCGGGATCCACCCGCCGATCCTCACCGATCGCGGTCTGGAGGCGGCCGTCACCGCGCTCGCCGCCCGCAGCCCGCTGTCGGTCACGATCGACGCCGAGGTCCCGGAGCGGCTGCCGCCGGCGGTCGAGGCCGCCGCCTACTTCGTCGTCGCCGAGGCGCTGGCGAACGCGACCAAGCACAGCCGCGCCCTGCGCGTGCTCGTGCGGCTGTGGGTCGAGCACGACCGGCTGGTCGTCGAGGTCGCCGACGACGGCGTCGGCGGCGCCGACGACGGCGGCACCGGACTGCTCGGGCTGCGCCGCCGCGTCGAGGCGCTCGACGGCGAGCTGCACGTCGTCAGCCCGCGCTCCGGCGGCACGACGCTGCACGCCGAGGTACCGTGCCAGACGTGA
- a CDS encoding PKD domain-containing protein: MFSPGPWTVAPDLAGAPDGSSTLVWLETPPNPRDPTQPPAPLVKVQRAAIDGTTGAVFDVGAIVERYVPSGVPIDVPIVATGAGGVTAVAWTYTPERGAPQVKLAFVGASGEPGPVVAVGDALADGLVGSAPLSLGVDGNGTATLVWEGPNPGRGGAPAVFAARVAPGAAVRATLVAALTAPMSMPQVAVAPSGVAWVTWRDQTEDAQVARLAADGTLDGPQSIGERTAGPAVVAGTAGAVAAATDSRTGGVVGVRLPAAGPLLAGTFQGGSSAPAPDPRSLVPTIALPPALALGPDGTVSVARTVADATDFTSIRFDYLRFQQGATTGSPQPLAEPPAGGAAYLPALASAPNGTVLATWAQTRRGVAIAAPAFARIVAPDGSLGPNLDVRAQTVLGASGGMLSSPLMPAITDAGAAIIGVPSSFQSLPGSGFETRVLDARAPVVSANVPASAVAGTPVAFSATASDPAGIRMSWDFGDDSGSQRASVSHRYAEPGTYAVTLTVTDGADNQTVVTRKLTITPRVAPPAPRRAAALKVARANRRGARVVVGGSIARSAGGTVTIVYSQRIGRRTLTARKTATIVRGRWSATLRLTGRLARATGRAKVTVSYAGDADTQRATAARAVTKARSKLKKPQKKNARGRR; the protein is encoded by the coding sequence GTGTTCTCTCCTGGGCCGTGGACCGTTGCGCCCGACCTCGCCGGGGCGCCGGACGGCTCGTCGACGCTGGTGTGGCTCGAGACGCCGCCCAACCCGAGAGACCCCACGCAGCCGCCCGCTCCGCTCGTGAAGGTGCAGCGGGCAGCGATCGACGGGACGACCGGCGCGGTCTTCGACGTCGGGGCGATCGTGGAGAGATACGTGCCGTCCGGCGTCCCGATCGACGTTCCGATCGTCGCGACCGGTGCGGGCGGCGTCACCGCGGTCGCATGGACCTACACCCCGGAGAGAGGCGCTCCGCAGGTCAAGCTCGCGTTCGTCGGCGCCTCCGGCGAGCCGGGGCCGGTCGTGGCGGTCGGCGACGCGCTGGCGGACGGTCTGGTGGGCTCGGCGCCGCTCTCGCTCGGCGTCGACGGCAACGGCACGGCGACCCTCGTCTGGGAAGGGCCGAACCCCGGCAGAGGCGGGGCTCCCGCCGTGTTCGCGGCGCGCGTCGCTCCCGGCGCAGCGGTCAGAGCGACGCTCGTCGCGGCGCTGACCGCTCCGATGAGCATGCCGCAGGTCGCCGTCGCTCCGAGCGGCGTCGCCTGGGTCACCTGGCGCGACCAGACCGAGGACGCGCAGGTCGCGCGTCTCGCGGCCGACGGGACGCTCGACGGCCCGCAGTCGATCGGCGAGAGAACCGCAGGTCCTGCGGTCGTCGCCGGAACGGCCGGCGCTGTCGCCGCCGCGACCGACAGCAGAACGGGCGGCGTCGTCGGCGTGCGCCTGCCGGCGGCAGGACCCCTGCTCGCCGGCACCTTCCAGGGCGGCTCGTCGGCGCCCGCGCCCGACCCCAGAAGTCTCGTGCCGACGATCGCGTTGCCGCCGGCGCTGGCGCTCGGTCCCGACGGCACCGTCTCGGTCGCCCGCACCGTCGCGGACGCGACCGACTTCACCTCGATCAGATTCGACTACCTGCGGTTCCAGCAGGGGGCGACGACCGGCTCCCCGCAGCCGCTCGCCGAGCCGCCTGCCGGCGGCGCCGCGTACCTGCCCGCGCTCGCCTCGGCCCCGAACGGCACGGTGCTCGCCACATGGGCGCAGACGAGAAGAGGCGTCGCCATCGCGGCACCGGCGTTCGCCCGCATCGTGGCGCCCGACGGCTCGCTCGGGCCGAACCTGGACGTGAGGGCGCAGACGGTGCTCGGGGCGTCCGGGGGCATGCTCAGCTCGCCGCTGATGCCCGCCATCACCGACGCCGGCGCCGCCATCATCGGCGTCCCGTCGAGCTTCCAGTCGCTGCCGGGCAGCGGGTTCGAGACGCGCGTGCTCGACGCGCGTGCGCCGGTCGTCAGCGCGAACGTGCCGGCGTCGGCCGTCGCCGGCACGCCGGTCGCGTTCAGCGCGACCGCGTCCGACCCGGCAGGGATCCGGATGTCCTGGGACTTCGGCGACGACAGCGGCTCGCAGCGAGCGTCGGTGAGCCATCGCTACGCCGAGCCGGGCACCTACGCCGTCACGCTGACGGTGACGGACGGCGCCGACAACCAGACGGTCGTCACGCGGAAGCTGACGATCACGCCGCGCGTCGCCCCTCCGGCGCCGAGAAGAGCCGCCGCGTTGAAGGTCGCCAGAGCGAATCGGAGAGGCGCGCGCGTGGTCGTCGGCGGCAGCATCGCCCGCAGCGCGGGCGGCACGGTCACGATCGTCTACAGCCAGAGGATCGGCCGCAGAACACTCACGGCGAGAAAGACCGCCACGATCGTGAGAGGCCGCTGGAGCGCGACCCTGCGACTGACCGGCAGACTCGCGCGCGCGACCGGCCGAGCGAAGGTCACCGTCTCCTACGCAGGCGACGCCGACACGCAGAGAGCGACCGCCGCGCGCGCGGTCACGAAGGCCAGATCGAAGCTGAAGAAGCCCCAGAAGAAGAACGCGAGAGGCCGCCGCTGA
- a CDS encoding response regulator, translating to MRVVIAEDLALLRDGMIRLLRDSGHEVVAAVEDGEALVRAVSGHKPDIAVCDVRLPPSFRDEGVRAALEARKRVPGTAILIVSQYVEETYATELLADGQGGVGYLLKDRIADVREFVDAVERVAAGGTAMDPEVVAQLVTRRGDDGPLDDLTPREREVLKLMAEGRSNGAIAASLVVTEGAVEKHISNIFGKLSLPVSDTDHRRVLAVLAYLQG from the coding sequence GTGCGCGTCGTAATCGCGGAGGACCTCGCGCTGCTGCGCGACGGGATGATCCGGCTGCTGCGCGACAGCGGCCACGAAGTCGTCGCGGCGGTCGAGGACGGCGAGGCGCTCGTGCGTGCCGTCAGCGGGCACAAGCCGGACATCGCGGTCTGCGACGTCCGGCTGCCGCCGTCGTTCCGGGACGAGGGCGTGCGCGCCGCGCTGGAGGCGCGCAAGCGCGTCCCCGGCACCGCGATCCTGATCGTCTCCCAGTACGTCGAGGAGACGTACGCGACCGAGCTGCTGGCCGACGGCCAGGGCGGCGTCGGCTACCTGCTGAAGGACCGCATCGCCGACGTGCGCGAGTTCGTCGACGCGGTCGAGCGGGTCGCCGCCGGCGGCACCGCGATGGACCCCGAGGTCGTCGCGCAGCTCGTCACGCGCCGCGGCGACGACGGGCCGCTCGACGACCTCACGCCGCGCGAGCGGGAGGTCCTGAAGCTGATGGCCGAGGGCCGCTCCAACGGCGCGATCGCCGCGTCGCTCGTCGTCACCGAAGGCGCGGTCGAGAAGCACATCTCGAACATCTTCGGAAAGCTCTCGCTGCCGGTCTCCGACACCGACCACCGGCGCGTCCTCGCGGTGCTCGCCTACCTTCAGGGCTGA
- a CDS encoding phospholipase D-like domain-containing protein: protein MASKIGVQPRLIGPDDPVDEDGLAIPTFRTIGFRKSGRDRPPIAHAKLALLGNVCWTDEHPSGDVDDYVWLSPPRRLRVSSANFTYGSRRSLEFGYWTEDEDLVNGVMRFLVGLIGASDRSDPGEHRNRLVGSTAHEGLAKAGSSSFWRRSGLLSRRPDKPLGRADAAEERGLGGIAGLVASDRAEACDDLRALGATGGCLAAPLLEGHRLGLHGCF from the coding sequence ATGGCGTCGAAGATCGGTGTGCAGCCGCGTCTCATCGGACCTGACGACCCGGTCGATGAGGACGGGTTGGCGATCCCGACGTTCCGTACGATCGGCTTTCGGAAGAGCGGACGCGACCGCCCTCCGATCGCTCATGCGAAGCTCGCTTTGCTCGGGAACGTCTGTTGGACGGATGAGCATCCCTCCGGGGACGTGGATGACTACGTCTGGCTGTCTCCCCCCAGACGTTTGCGGGTGTCGTCGGCGAACTTCACCTACGGATCCCGCAGAAGTCTGGAGTTCGGCTACTGGACCGAGGACGAAGATCTCGTCAACGGCGTCATGCGGTTCCTCGTCGGCCTGATCGGAGCCTCAGATCGCAGCGATCCCGGAGAGCACAGAAACAGGCTCGTTGGAAGTACTGCTCACGAAGGCCTCGCGAAAGCGGGGTCTTCGTCGTTCTGGCGACGGTCCGGGCTGCTATCTCGTCGGCCCGATAAGCCGCTCGGGCGTGCCGACGCTGCGGAGGAACGCGGCCTCGGTGGGATCGCGGGGCTTGTCGCGTCTGATCGGGCCGAGGCGTGCGACGACCTGCGCGCTCTTGGCGCGACGGGTGGGTGCCTCGCGGCGCCATTGCTCGAAGGTCATCGGCTGGGTCTTCATGGCTGCTTCTGA